One Littorina saxatilis isolate snail1 linkage group LG12, US_GU_Lsax_2.0, whole genome shotgun sequence genomic region harbors:
- the LOC138982849 gene encoding cytoplasmic polyadenylation element-binding protein 2-like, which yields MGEFGLQGNAYVRALSPQGQQTDQSLFSDSVPSGKMQDDTLLEKSSAKQISSNTVHSNDTEHIVDEANRNLKNGIAGHLQEEKKRDILNSSPLHLVLSSADHTVPSVSVTPVTSFSSAAALDLHHWSGPPDDSIYQGYPSVNGAVSFQQFAAAPNTVFSQTRGGFAVGHVGMTGAHQQPASRRAITAHHNFPQRQTNFMLSNPKTYQNWSTNAHQAPVTWPPGQQGQATLCPWGGMPPQHQRRSVPNLNAISPMGAFKKAALQQQIQQHQQQALMAPSKFRRSTSFSGQIHQAATGVKQDFGTFDDLAMHKEGFISYQERGGQFDTMKFPTLENQLLDIMRNASLEQQHESFRSKIPYLIEENHIIDDGSLDQTVPNLSSPPHSSPNSGQEKNERFSRKVFVGGLPPDIDEEEITAAFRRFGPLVVDWPHKAESKSYFPPKGYCFLIFQDELSVQNLIEMCLVDDDKLYWCVSSPTMKDKPVQIRPWTLSDSDFVMDGSQPLDPRKTIFVGGVPRPLRAVELAMIMDRLYGGVCYAGIDTDPELKYPKGAGRVAFSNQQSYIAAISARFVQLQHGDIDKRVEVKPYVLDDQMCDECHGSRCAGKFAPFFCANVTCLQYYCEYCWAQIHSRPGREFHKPLVKEGADRPRAVPFRWC from the exons ATGGGGGAATTTGGGCTCCAGGGAAATGCGTACGTAAGAGCTTTATCACCCCAAGGCCAGCAAACGGACCAGTCGTTGTTTTCAGATTCTGTGCCAAGTGGTAAAATGCAAGATGATACGCTCCTCGAAAAATCATCTGCCAAACAAATATCTTCTAACACAGTGCATAGTAACGACACAGAACATATCGTGGATGAAGCTAACAGAAATTTGAAGAATGGAATAGCAGGACACCTTCAAGAGGAAAAGAAACGTGACATTTTAAACTCTTCTCCTCTCCATCTGGTTCTTTCTTCGGCAGACCATACTGTTCCAAGTGTGAGTGTAACACCTGTTACGTCCTTTTCGTCTGCTGCTGCCCTAGATCTGCATCACTGGTCTGGACCTCCAGACGACTCGATTTACCAAGGATATCCGTCGGTCAACGGTGCCGTTAGTTTTCAACAGTTTGCTGCTGCTCCGAATACTGTGTTTAGTCAAACAAGGGGTGGTTTTGCTGTTGGTCATGTTGGCATGACGGGAGCCCATCAGCAACCAGCATCGAGAAGAGCCATAACGGCCCATCATAACTTCCCCCAGCGTCAAACCAACTTCATGCTGAGTAATCCCAAAACTTACCAGAACTGGAGTACTAATGCCCACCAAGCACCTGTAACGTGGCCACCTGGCCAGCAGGGCCAGGCGACCCTGTGCCCATGGGGTGGAATGCCCCCTCAGCATCAACGGAGGTCTGTTCCAAACTTGAATGCAATCAGTCCAATGGGTGCGTTCAAGAAAGCAGCCCTTCAGCAGCAAATACAGCAACACCAACAGCAAGCACTGATGGCACCATCAAAATTTCGAAGGAGTACCTCTTTTTCTGGTCAGATACATCAAGCAGCCACTGGAGTAAAGCAGGATTTTGGAACATTTGATGACTTGGCCATGCACAAAGAAGGTTTCATATCATATCAG GAACGTGGTGGACAGTTCGATACAATGAAATTTCCCACTCTGGAGAATCAGCTGCTTGACATCATGAGAAACGCATCTCTTGAACAGCAACATGAGAGTTTCAGAA GTAAAATCCCTTACTTGATAGAGGAGAACCATATTATTGATGATGGATCCTTGGATCAGACTGTACCCAACCTCAGCTCTCCGCCTCACTCTTCGCCAAACTCGGGACAGGAAAAAAATGAGCGATTTTCACGAAAGGTCTTCGTTGGTGGATTACCCCCTGACATCGATGAAG aggaaATAACTGCTGCCTTCAGAAGATTTGGTCCATTGGTGGTTGACTGGCCACACAAAGCTGAGTCCAAGTCATACTTTCCTCCCAAAG GTTACTGTTTCCTGATTTTTCAAGATGAGCTGTCAGTTCAGAACTTGATAGAAATGTGTCTGGTGGATGATGACAAACTGTACTGGTGCGTTTCCAGTCCAACCATGAAGGATAAGCCT GTCCAGATTCGCCCTTGGACTTTGAGCGACTCAGACTTTGTGATGGATGGGTCTCAACCACTGGATCCTCGCAAAACAATATTTGTCGGTGGTGTGCCACGTCCATTGAGAGCAG TTGAACTTGCGATGATCATGGACAGACTGTACGGGGGTGTTTGTTACGCTGGCATCGACACGGATCCAGAGCTGAAATATCCTAAAGGTGCTGGCCGTGTTGCCTTCTCCAACCAACAGAGTTACATTGCAGCCATCAGTGCCAGATTTGTACAGCTACAGCATGGAGATATTGACAAAAGG GTGGAGGTGAAGCCCTATGTGCTGGATGATCAGATGTGTGATGAGTGTCATGGGTCACGCTGCGCTGGCAAGTTTGCACCGTTCTTCTGTGCCAACGTCACCTGTTTGCAGTACTACTGTGAGTATTGCTGGGCTCAAATCCACTCGCGTCCAGGCCGGGAGTTCCACAAGCCTCTCGTCAAGGAAGGAGCTGACAGGCCGCGTGCTGTTCCCTTTCGCTGGTGTTAG